The proteins below are encoded in one region of Streptomyces cyanogenus:
- a CDS encoding alpha/beta fold hydrolase, whose translation MTEPAAPSAVRIEGPWSHRDVAANGARFHIAELGDGPLVLLLHGFPQFWWTWRHQLTALADAGYRAVAMDLRGVGGSDRTPRGYDPANLALDVTGVIRSLGEPDAALVGHDLGGYLAWTAAAMRPKLVRRLAVVSMPHPRRWRAAMLRDARQTAASSYIWGFQRPWLPERQLTADDGALAGRLIRDWSGPRLPEDAAVETYRRAMCIPSTAHCAIEPYRWLVRSLARPDGVQFYRRMKRPVRVPTLHLHGSLDPVTRTRSAAGSGEYVEAPYRWRLFDGLGHFPHEEDPVAFSTELINWLKDPEPDR comes from the coding sequence ATGACGGAACCCGCCGCCCCCTCGGCCGTACGGATCGAAGGTCCCTGGAGTCACAGGGACGTCGCCGCGAACGGCGCGCGTTTCCACATCGCCGAACTCGGCGACGGCCCCCTGGTGCTGCTCCTGCACGGCTTCCCGCAGTTCTGGTGGACGTGGCGGCACCAGCTGACCGCGCTCGCCGACGCGGGCTACCGGGCGGTGGCGATGGACCTGCGGGGCGTCGGCGGCAGCGACCGCACACCCCGCGGGTACGACCCCGCCAACCTCGCGCTGGACGTCACCGGCGTCATCCGCTCGCTCGGCGAGCCGGACGCCGCGCTCGTCGGCCACGACCTCGGTGGCTATCTGGCGTGGACGGCGGCGGCCATGCGGCCCAAGCTGGTCCGGCGCCTGGCCGTGGTGTCCATGCCCCATCCGCGGCGCTGGCGCGCGGCGATGCTGCGTGACGCCCGGCAGACGGCCGCCAGCTCCTACATCTGGGGGTTCCAGCGGCCGTGGCTCCCCGAGCGCCAACTGACCGCCGACGACGGCGCGCTGGCGGGCCGGCTGATCCGGGACTGGTCCGGGCCGCGGCTGCCGGAGGACGCGGCCGTGGAGACGTACCGGCGGGCGATGTGCATCCCCTCCACCGCGCACTGCGCGATCGAGCCGTACCGCTGGCTGGTGCGCTCCCTGGCCCGCCCGGACGGCGTGCAGTTCTACCGCCGGATGAAGCGGCCCGTGCGGGTGCCGACGCTGCACCTGCACGGCTCGCTGGACCCGGTGACCCGCACGCGCAGCGCGGCCGGTTCGGGCGAGTACGTCGAAGCGCCGTACCGCTGGCGGCTGTTCGACGGCCTGGGCCACTTCCCGCACGAGGAGGACCCGGTGGCGTTCTCCACCGAGCTGATCAACTGGCTGAAGGACCCCGAGCCCGACCGGTGA
- a CDS encoding nucleotidyltransferase domain-containing protein, producing the protein MTVLPAPRGVDAQGRLAREGSLARVPPAFRPVVAAVRDRLPAVFGTRLHSAYLYGSVPRGTARVGRSDLDLLVALHGEPADADRAAARALGQALDQEFRQIDGVGTLLYGRERLLSDLERYDLGWFVACLCTPLLGDDLAEHLPRYRPDSLLARETNGDLGRWLPHWRERIAGAEDTEEARRPLVRFMSRHLVRTGFTLVMPRWQGWTSDLREMAEVFGAYYPQRAAELRRAAEYGYEPVGDPEVLRSYVDELGPWLAAEYARVHGVKAPRPD; encoded by the coding sequence ATGACCGTGCTCCCCGCCCCCAGAGGCGTCGACGCCCAGGGCCGGCTGGCCCGCGAAGGCTCCCTCGCGCGCGTGCCGCCCGCCTTCCGCCCGGTCGTGGCCGCCGTCCGCGACCGGCTGCCGGCCGTCTTCGGCACGCGCCTGCACAGCGCCTACCTCTACGGGTCGGTCCCGCGCGGCACCGCGCGCGTGGGGCGCAGCGACCTGGACCTGCTGGTCGCCCTGCACGGGGAACCGGCCGACGCCGACCGGGCCGCCGCACGCGCCCTCGGCCAGGCACTCGACCAGGAGTTCCGGCAGATCGACGGCGTCGGCACCCTGCTCTACGGCCGGGAGCGGCTGCTGAGCGACCTGGAGCGGTACGACCTCGGCTGGTTCGTCGCCTGCCTGTGCACCCCGCTGCTCGGTGACGACCTGGCCGAGCACCTGCCCCGCTACCGCCCCGACTCCCTGCTGGCCCGCGAGACCAACGGCGACCTCGGGCGGTGGCTGCCCCACTGGCGGGAGCGGATCGCGGGGGCGGAGGACACCGAGGAGGCCCGCCGGCCGCTCGTCCGGTTCATGTCCCGCCACCTCGTCCGCACGGGGTTCACCCTCGTCATGCCCCGCTGGCAGGGCTGGACCAGCGACCTGCGGGAGATGGCCGAGGTGTTCGGCGCCTACTACCCCCAGCGGGCCGCCGAGCTGCGCAGGGCGGCCGAGTACGGCTACGAGCCCGTCGGCGACCCGGAGGTGCTGCGCTCGTACGTCGACGAACTGGGCCCCTGGCTCGCCGCCGAGTACGCGCGCGTGCACGGCGTCAAGGCGCCCCGGCCGGACTAG
- the nhaA gene encoding Na+/H+ antiporter NhaA, protein MSAPSTSPRKVLGRLSLPERTFVADALRTETVGGVLLLLAAVAALLWANIPGLHHSYETVSQFHLGPGTLGLNLSITHWAADGLLAVFFFVAGIELKRELVAGDLRDAKAAVLPVVAALCGMAVPALVYTVSTLAGGGSTQGWAVPTATDIAFALAVLAVIGTSLPSALRAFLLTLAVVDDLFAILIIAVFFTDRLNFAALGGAAAGLVVFWLLLRKGVRGWYVYVPLGVVVWALMYNSGVHATIAGVAMGLMLRCTTREGEEHSPGEHIEHLVRPLSAGLAVPLFALFSAGVPISGGALADVFTKPETLGVVLGLVVGKTVGIFGGTWLTARFTRAELSEDLEWADLFAVASLAGIGFTVSLLIGELAFEGDAVLTDEVKAAVLAGSLIAAACATVLLKLRNAKYRRLCEDEERDEDDDGIPDVYEQDDPAYHLRMAEIHERKAAEHRRLAAERAAEARHGLAEVPGGAGDEDDRPA, encoded by the coding sequence GTGTCCGCCCCCAGCACCAGCCCCCGCAAGGTCCTCGGCCGGCTGTCCCTGCCCGAGCGGACCTTCGTCGCGGACGCGCTGCGCACCGAGACCGTCGGCGGTGTCCTGCTCCTCCTCGCCGCAGTGGCCGCGCTGCTCTGGGCGAACATCCCCGGCCTCCACCACAGCTACGAGACGGTCAGCCAGTTCCACCTCGGCCCCGGCACCCTCGGCCTGAACCTCTCGATCACCCACTGGGCCGCCGACGGCCTGCTCGCCGTGTTCTTCTTCGTCGCCGGCATCGAGCTGAAACGCGAGCTGGTCGCCGGGGACCTGCGCGACGCCAAGGCGGCCGTGCTGCCCGTGGTGGCCGCGCTGTGCGGGATGGCCGTACCCGCGCTCGTCTACACGGTCAGCACCCTCGCCGGGGGCGGCTCCACGCAGGGCTGGGCCGTGCCCACCGCAACCGACATCGCCTTCGCGCTCGCCGTCCTCGCGGTCATCGGCACCTCCCTGCCCAGCGCCCTGCGCGCCTTCCTGCTCACCCTGGCGGTCGTCGACGACCTCTTCGCGATCCTGATCATCGCGGTGTTCTTCACCGACCGGCTGAACTTCGCCGCGCTCGGCGGGGCCGCCGCAGGCCTCGTGGTCTTCTGGCTGCTGCTGCGCAAGGGCGTACGCGGCTGGTACGTGTACGTGCCGCTCGGGGTCGTCGTCTGGGCGCTGATGTACAACAGCGGCGTACACGCCACCATCGCCGGTGTGGCGATGGGCCTGATGCTGCGCTGCACCACCCGGGAAGGTGAGGAGCACTCGCCGGGCGAGCACATCGAACACCTGGTGCGGCCCCTGTCGGCCGGGCTCGCCGTACCGCTGTTCGCGCTGTTCAGCGCCGGTGTGCCGATATCCGGCGGGGCGCTCGCGGACGTGTTCACCAAGCCCGAGACGCTCGGCGTCGTCCTCGGCCTGGTCGTGGGCAAGACCGTCGGCATCTTCGGCGGCACCTGGCTGACCGCCCGCTTCACCCGGGCGGAGCTGAGCGAGGACCTGGAATGGGCCGACCTGTTCGCGGTGGCCTCCCTCGCCGGGATCGGGTTCACCGTCTCGCTGCTCATCGGCGAGCTGGCCTTCGAGGGCGACGCCGTACTGACCGACGAGGTGAAGGCGGCCGTCCTGGCCGGCTCGCTGATCGCGGCCGCCTGCGCCACCGTGCTGCTGAAGCTGCGCAACGCCAAGTACCGCAGACTGTGCGAGGACGAGGAACGCGACGAGGACGACGACGGCATCCCGGACGTGTACGAGCAGGACGACCCGGCGTACCACCTGCGCATGGCCGAGATCCACGAGCGCAAGGCCGCCGAACACCGGCGTCTGGCCGCCGAGCGGGCGGCCGAGGCGCGCCACGGTCTTGCGGAAGTGCCGGGCGGGGCAGGCGATGAGGACGACCGTCCGGCATGA
- a CDS encoding NUDIX hydrolase encodes MTRASDTQGGPVTFSREGLPDWLEPVVRAAETVQPLQLSRFLPPENGSGRQSAVLILFGEGERGPELLLMERAGSLRSHAGQPSFPGGALDPEDGDPQGEGPLRAALREAEEETGLDPSGVQLFGVLPRLYIPVSGFVVTPVLGWWRKPSPVGVVDPNETARVFTVPVADLTDPANRATAVHPRGHSGPAFLVESALVWGFTAGVIDRLLHYAGWERPWDRGKQVPLDWHA; translated from the coding sequence ATGACGAGGGCAAGCGACACACAGGGCGGTCCGGTGACGTTCAGCAGAGAAGGGCTGCCGGACTGGCTGGAGCCCGTCGTGCGCGCCGCCGAGACGGTCCAGCCGCTGCAGCTGAGCCGCTTCCTGCCGCCGGAGAACGGCTCGGGACGGCAGTCGGCCGTGCTGATCCTGTTCGGCGAGGGCGAGCGCGGCCCGGAGCTGCTGCTCATGGAGCGCGCGGGCTCGCTGCGCTCGCACGCCGGCCAGCCGTCCTTCCCGGGCGGCGCGCTGGACCCGGAGGACGGCGATCCGCAGGGCGAGGGGCCGCTGCGGGCCGCGTTGCGCGAGGCGGAGGAGGAGACCGGGCTCGACCCGTCCGGCGTGCAGCTCTTCGGCGTGCTGCCCAGGCTGTACATCCCGGTCAGCGGCTTCGTCGTCACGCCCGTGCTCGGCTGGTGGCGCAAGCCCAGCCCGGTCGGCGTCGTCGACCCGAACGAGACGGCGCGGGTCTTCACCGTGCCCGTGGCGGATCTCACGGATCCCGCCAACCGCGCCACCGCCGTCCACCCCAGAGGCCACAGCGGCCCGGCATTCCTGGTCGAATCGGCCCTGGTGTGGGGCTTCACGGCCGGAGTGATCGACCGCCTGTTGCACTACGCGGGCTGGGAGCGGCCCTGGGACCGCGGGAAGCAGGTCCCGCTCGACTGGCACGCATGA
- a CDS encoding MarP family serine protease, producing the protein MNVLDILLLLAAVWFAVVGYRQGFVVGILSVIGFLGGGLVAVYTLPVIWDAVTGQAEVGTTAAVVAVVVVIVCASIGQALTTHLGNKLRRYITWSPARALDATGGALVNVVAMLLVAWLIGSALAGTTLPTLGKEVRGSKVLLGVSRALPAQADTWFADFSAVLAQNGFPQVFSPFSNEPIKDVQPPDPALANSSVAFRAQRSIVKVTGTAQSCGKVLEGTGFVFADRRVMTNAHVVGGVDAPRVQIGGEGRKYDAKVVLYDWKRDIAVLDVPDLKATALRFTGQDAAGGDGAIVAGFPENGSYDVRAARVRGRITANGPDIYHRGTVRRDVYSLYATVRQGNSGGPLLTPDGKVYGVVFAKSLDDEDTGYALTADEIQPDVERGRTANEQVGTDSCAL; encoded by the coding sequence GTGAACGTGCTGGACATCCTGTTGCTGCTCGCGGCCGTGTGGTTCGCGGTGGTGGGGTACCGCCAGGGCTTCGTCGTCGGCATCCTGTCGGTGATCGGGTTCCTGGGCGGCGGTCTCGTCGCCGTGTACACGCTGCCCGTCATCTGGGACGCCGTGACCGGTCAGGCGGAGGTCGGCACCACCGCCGCCGTCGTGGCCGTCGTCGTGGTCATCGTCTGCGCCTCCATCGGCCAGGCCCTGACCACCCACCTCGGCAACAAACTGCGCCGGTACATCACCTGGTCCCCGGCCCGCGCCCTGGACGCCACCGGGGGCGCGCTGGTCAACGTCGTCGCGATGCTCCTGGTCGCCTGGCTGATCGGCTCCGCCCTGGCCGGTACGACGCTGCCCACGCTCGGCAAGGAGGTCCGCGGCTCCAAGGTGCTCCTCGGCGTCTCCCGGGCGCTGCCCGCGCAGGCCGACACCTGGTTCGCGGACTTCTCCGCCGTCCTCGCGCAGAACGGCTTCCCGCAGGTCTTCAGCCCGTTCTCCAACGAGCCGATCAAGGACGTACAGCCGCCCGACCCGGCCCTCGCCAACAGCTCGGTGGCCTTCCGCGCCCAGCGCTCCATCGTCAAGGTCACCGGCACCGCCCAGAGCTGCGGCAAGGTCCTGGAGGGCACCGGCTTCGTCTTCGCCGACCGCCGGGTCATGACCAACGCGCACGTCGTCGGCGGCGTCGACGCCCCGCGGGTGCAGATCGGCGGAGAAGGCCGCAAGTACGACGCGAAGGTCGTGCTGTACGACTGGAAGCGCGACATCGCCGTACTCGACGTACCCGACCTGAAGGCCACCGCGCTGCGGTTCACCGGCCAGGACGCGGCCGGCGGCGACGGCGCGATCGTCGCGGGCTTCCCCGAGAACGGCTCGTACGACGTGCGCGCCGCGCGCGTGCGCGGGCGCATCACGGCCAACGGCCCGGACATCTACCACCGCGGCACAGTCCGCCGCGACGTCTACTCGCTGTACGCCACCGTCCGCCAGGGCAACTCCGGCGGGCCCCTGCTCACCCCGGACGGCAAGGTGTACGGCGTGGTGTTCGCCAAGTCCCTCGACGACGAGGACACCGGCTACGCCCTGACGGCGGACGAGATCCAGCCCGACGTGGAGCGGGGCCGTACGGCGAACGAGCAGGTGGGTACGGACAGCTGCGCCCTGTAG
- the nth gene encoding endonuclease III → MGEQSPGGSNKKGKSAKKAPVVVKKAAAVEKSAGKAAPVKKIAVRPPAGESPTALVRRARRVNRELAEVYPYAHPELDFENPFQLLVATVLSAQTTDLRVNQTTPALFARYPTPEDLAAANPEEVEEILRPCGFFRAKTRSVIGLSKALVENFGGEVPGKLEALVTLPGVGRKTAFVVLGNAFGRPGITVDTHFQRLVRRWQWTDETDPDKIEAAVGALFPKSDWTDLSHHVIWHGRRICHARKPACGACPIAPLCPAYGEGETDPEKARKLLKYEKGGFPGQRLKPPQAYLDAGGKPAPPLGAA, encoded by the coding sequence GTGGGCGAACAGAGCCCCGGGGGAAGTAATAAAAAAGGCAAATCAGCCAAAAAGGCACCTGTCGTCGTGAAGAAGGCCGCGGCCGTCGAGAAGTCCGCCGGGAAGGCCGCGCCCGTCAAGAAGATCGCCGTCAGGCCGCCGGCCGGCGAGTCCCCCACCGCGCTGGTCCGCCGCGCCCGCCGCGTCAACCGCGAGCTGGCCGAGGTCTACCCGTACGCCCACCCCGAACTGGACTTCGAGAACCCCTTCCAGCTCCTGGTCGCCACCGTGCTGTCGGCCCAGACCACCGACCTGCGCGTCAACCAGACCACCCCGGCGCTCTTCGCCAGGTACCCCACTCCCGAGGACCTCGCCGCCGCCAACCCGGAGGAGGTCGAGGAGATCCTGCGCCCCTGCGGCTTCTTCCGGGCCAAGACCAGGTCGGTCATAGGCCTCTCCAAGGCACTCGTCGAGAACTTCGGCGGCGAGGTGCCCGGAAAGCTGGAGGCGCTGGTCACGCTGCCCGGCGTCGGCCGCAAGACCGCCTTCGTCGTCCTCGGCAACGCCTTCGGCCGGCCCGGGATCACCGTGGACACCCACTTCCAGCGGCTGGTCCGGCGCTGGCAGTGGACCGACGAGACCGACCCCGACAAGATCGAGGCCGCCGTCGGCGCGCTCTTCCCGAAGAGCGACTGGACCGACCTGTCGCACCACGTGATCTGGCACGGCCGCCGCATCTGCCACGCCCGCAAACCCGCCTGCGGCGCCTGCCCCATCGCCCCGCTCTGCCCGGCCTACGGCGAGGGCGAGACCGACCCGGAGAAGGCCAGGAAGCTCCTGAAGTACGAGAAGGGCGGCTTCCCCGGACAGCGGCTCAAGCCCCCGCAGGCCTACCTCGACGCGGGCGGCAAACCGGCGCCGCCGCTGGGCGCCGCGTGA
- a CDS encoding phage holin family protein → MSAPDGSPVGAERSIGQLFASATTELSALVHDEIALAKAQLKQDVKRGAASGGAFSVAGAVLLFSLPMLNFALAYGIRTWSGWNLAVCFLLSFAANVLVAGLLALVGVVFAKKAKKSQGPQKVAASMKQTAGVLQNAKPHPRRPELPEEPAPAAIEAVARSSS, encoded by the coding sequence ATGAGCGCACCCGACGGCAGCCCGGTCGGCGCCGAACGCAGCATCGGCCAGCTGTTCGCCTCGGCGACGACCGAATTGTCGGCGCTGGTGCACGACGAGATCGCGCTGGCCAAGGCCCAGCTCAAGCAGGACGTGAAGCGCGGCGCGGCGAGCGGCGGGGCGTTCTCCGTCGCCGGCGCGGTGCTGCTGTTCTCCCTGCCGATGCTCAACTTCGCCCTGGCGTACGGAATTCGGACCTGGAGCGGCTGGAACCTGGCCGTCTGCTTCCTGCTGTCCTTCGCGGCCAACGTGCTCGTCGCCGGACTCCTGGCGCTGGTCGGCGTGGTGTTCGCCAAGAAGGCCAAGAAGAGCCAGGGCCCGCAGAAGGTGGCCGCCTCGATGAAGCAGACCGCGGGCGTGCTGCAGAACGCCAAGCCGCACCCGCGGCGCCCGGAGCTGCCCGAGGAGCCGGCTCCCGCGGCCATCGAGGCTGTGGCACGCTCGTCGTCATGA
- a CDS encoding Crp/Fnr family transcriptional regulator, whose amino-acid sequence MDDVLRRNPLFAALDDEQAAELRASMSEVTLARGDSLFHEGDPGDRLYVVTEGKVKLHRTSPDGRENMLAVVGPGELIGELSLFDPGPRTATATALTEVKLLGLGHGDLQPWLNARPEVAGALLRAVARRLRKTNDAMSDLVFSDVPGRVARALLDLSRRFGVQSEEGIHVVHDLTQEELAQLVGASRETVNKALADFAQRGWLRLEARAVILLDVERLAKRSR is encoded by the coding sequence GTGGACGACGTTCTGCGGCGCAACCCGCTCTTCGCGGCTCTCGACGACGAGCAGGCCGCGGAGCTTCGCGCCTCCATGAGTGAGGTGACCCTCGCACGCGGCGACTCCCTGTTCCACGAGGGAGACCCCGGAGACCGGCTGTACGTCGTCACCGAGGGCAAGGTCAAGCTGCACCGCACCTCCCCCGACGGCCGCGAGAACATGCTCGCCGTCGTCGGCCCCGGCGAGCTGATCGGTGAGCTGTCGCTGTTCGACCCGGGCCCCCGTACGGCCACCGCGACCGCGCTGACCGAGGTCAAGCTGCTCGGTCTCGGCCACGGTGACCTCCAGCCCTGGCTGAACGCCCGTCCCGAGGTGGCCGGCGCCCTGCTGCGCGCCGTCGCCCGCCGCCTGCGCAAGACCAACGACGCCATGTCCGACCTGGTCTTCTCCGACGTCCCCGGCCGCGTGGCACGCGCCCTGCTGGACCTCTCCCGCCGCTTCGGCGTGCAGTCCGAGGAGGGCATCCACGTCGTCCACGACCTCACCCAGGAGGAGCTGGCCCAGCTGGTCGGCGCCTCCCGCGAGACCGTGAACAAGGCGCTGGCGGACTTCGCCCAGCGCGGCTGGCTCCGCCTGGAGGCGCGGGCCGTGATCCTGCTGGACGTGGAGCGGCTCGCCAAGCGCTCGCGCTGA
- the acs gene encoding acetate--CoA ligase — MSNESLANLLKEERRFAPPADLAEHANVTAEAYEQAKADRLGFWAEQARRLTWAKEPTETLDWSNPPFAKWFKDGELNVAYNCVDRHVEAGHGDRVAIHFEGEPGDSRAITYAELKDEVSRAANALLELGVRKGDRVAIYMPMIPETAIAMLASARIGAAHSVVFGGFSADALATRIQDADAKVVITADGGYRRGKPSALKPAVDEAIAKVDNVEHVLVVRRTGQEVAWDGERDVWWHELVGRQSAEHTPEAFEAEHPLFILYTSGTTGKPKGILHTSGGYLTQAAYTHWAVFDLKPETDVYWCTADVGWVTGHSYIVYGPLANGATQVMYEGTPDTPHQGRFWEIVQKYKVTILYTAPTAIRTFMKWGDDIPAKFDLSSLRVLGSVGEPINPEAWIWYRKHIGADRTPVVDTWWQTETGAMMISPLPGVTEAKPGSAQRPLPGISATVVDDEANEVPNGGGGYLVLTEPWPSMLRTIWGDDQRFIDTYWSRFEGRYFAGDGAKKDDDGDIWLLGRVDDVMLVSGHNISTTEVESALVSHPSVAEAAVVGAADETTGQAIVAFVILRGTASETEALVGELRDHVGATLGPIAKPKRILPVAELPKTRSGKIMRRLLRDVAENRQLGDVTTLTDSTVMDLIQTKLPAAPSED; from the coding sequence GTGAGCAACGAGAGCCTGGCCAACCTGCTCAAGGAAGAACGCAGGTTCGCGCCGCCCGCCGACCTGGCAGAGCACGCCAACGTCACCGCGGAGGCGTATGAACAGGCCAAGGCTGACAGGCTCGGCTTCTGGGCCGAGCAGGCCCGCCGGCTGACCTGGGCCAAGGAACCGACCGAGACGCTGGACTGGTCGAACCCGCCGTTCGCGAAGTGGTTCAAGGACGGCGAGCTGAACGTCGCGTACAACTGCGTGGACCGGCATGTGGAGGCCGGGCACGGGGACCGCGTCGCCATCCACTTCGAGGGCGAGCCAGGCGACAGCCGCGCGATCACCTACGCGGAGCTGAAGGACGAGGTCTCCAGGGCCGCCAACGCCCTGCTGGAGCTGGGCGTACGCAAGGGCGACCGGGTCGCCATCTACATGCCGATGATCCCGGAGACCGCGATCGCGATGCTGGCCTCGGCCCGGATCGGCGCGGCCCACTCGGTCGTCTTCGGCGGCTTCTCGGCGGACGCGCTCGCGACCCGGATCCAGGACGCGGACGCCAAGGTCGTCATCACGGCCGACGGCGGCTACCGGCGCGGCAAGCCCTCCGCGCTCAAGCCGGCCGTGGACGAGGCGATCGCCAAGGTCGACAACGTCGAGCACGTGCTGGTGGTGCGCCGTACCGGCCAGGAGGTCGCCTGGGACGGCGAGCGGGACGTGTGGTGGCACGAGCTGGTGGGCCGGCAGTCCGCCGAGCACACCCCGGAGGCGTTCGAGGCGGAGCACCCGCTGTTCATCCTCTACACCTCGGGTACGACGGGGAAGCCGAAGGGCATCCTGCACACCTCGGGCGGCTACCTCACCCAGGCGGCCTACACCCACTGGGCGGTCTTCGACCTCAAGCCGGAGACGGACGTGTACTGGTGCACGGCCGACGTCGGCTGGGTGACCGGCCACTCGTACATCGTGTACGGCCCGCTGGCCAACGGCGCGACCCAGGTGATGTACGAGGGCACGCCGGACACCCCGCACCAGGGCCGGTTCTGGGAGATCGTGCAGAAGTACAAGGTCACGATCCTCTACACCGCGCCGACCGCGATCCGGACGTTCATGAAGTGGGGCGACGACATCCCCGCCAAGTTCGACCTGTCCTCCCTGCGCGTCCTGGGCTCGGTGGGCGAGCCCATCAACCCCGAGGCGTGGATCTGGTACCGCAAGCACATCGGCGCCGACCGGACGCCGGTCGTGGACACCTGGTGGCAGACCGAGACCGGCGCCATGATGATCTCGCCGCTGCCCGGCGTGACCGAGGCCAAGCCTGGCTCCGCGCAGCGTCCGCTGCCCGGCATCAGCGCCACGGTCGTCGACGACGAGGCGAACGAGGTGCCGAACGGCGGCGGTGGCTATCTGGTGCTGACCGAGCCGTGGCCGTCGATGCTGCGCACCATCTGGGGCGACGACCAGCGGTTCATCGACACCTACTGGTCCCGCTTCGAGGGCAGGTACTTCGCCGGGGACGGGGCGAAGAAGGACGACGACGGCGACATCTGGCTGCTGGGCCGGGTGGACGACGTGATGCTCGTCTCCGGGCACAACATCTCCACCACCGAGGTGGAGTCGGCCCTCGTCTCGCACCCGTCGGTCGCCGAGGCCGCCGTCGTGGGTGCCGCGGACGAGACCACCGGCCAGGCCATCGTCGCGTTCGTGATCCTGCGCGGGACGGCTTCGGAGACCGAGGCGCTCGTCGGCGAGCTGCGCGACCACGTCGGCGCCACGCTCGGCCCGATCGCCAAGCCCAAGCGGATCCTGCCGGTGGCGGAGCTGCCGAAGACCCGCTCCGGCAAGATCATGCGCCGGCTGCTGCGGGACGTCGCCGAGAACCGCCAGCTCGGTGACGTGACCACGCTGACGGACTCCACGGTCATGGATCTCATCCAGACCAAGCTGCCCGCGGCACCCAGCGAGGACTGA